Part of the Chelmon rostratus isolate fCheRos1 chromosome 13, fCheRos1.pri, whole genome shotgun sequence genome is shown below.
ACCGACTGTCCCTCAGTGGAACAGcatggaagcagcagcagcaatgtgTGCTGCGTCATGCGCACCTGCGTCCTCGCGTGCACCCCACCGCCACAAACAAACGGGGGCTTGCTCGTAAAGACTTGGCTCCATCTCACGGTAAGCAGTAAATGTCCACAGGGGGTACGTTCagcataaaaataataacactgCCACTGATGGGACACCACACAAAACCCAAATTAAAAGGACAACCGTTAAAGCAAAGCTGTGATGCAGGCCATATTTTCCGGATGCAGTGTTTCCCAGTTAGAAATATATATGTCGTTGGACAGGCTTTAATAATTCTAATGCAAGTCAATCACACAGGGTTTTCATTCTGTCCATTGCTGTTCTGTTCAGCTGTCTAACATGAAATATGTGCAACCTTATCTCTACATACCGATTTATAGGCATAGTATTTTTCATCGTACTCGTGGGCCCCGATGGTTATCTCTGGCAGGAACTTCGGTATGTGGGTCAGGGTTGCCACCCGCTGTTTGTCTTCCACCCTGTGAAACAcggagaaaaagacaaaaaaaaaaagacagcttaTGGCGAAGTGTTGAAAACCTGCATGTCGGCGCTCGCACACAACAGTCAAACAGAACAAATCTGCATTTTCAGTTCTCCACATGATTCATTTCAGGTGCTTTGCATATTTATCTATAATGAGCAGGAACAACAGAGGCAGAGGTTGTGATATGTTGGTACGAATCTGACTTCCTCTGTGTCATTTGCATTTCAATGAGGAAACGTAGTACGCTAATCAAGAACTCACAGCATCCGCATGTGGTGGTAGGTGACGTCATCCTGTTCCAGCCACGGCCCTTTGTCAAACTTCAAATACTCAATGTCTTCTGCCACCTGTGGACAGCACACAATAAATAAGCTGCCTGTCCACTCAAATAGTGGACTTTAGGTGCTGCTGCCCACTATAGTCTTACCCGTTCAACATCTTGGGCTTGGGCGGCATCATAAGCCAGCAGTTCTGATGTTttgctaaaagaaaaacacacacagcttcgTTTAAGCAAACACTTAAGATTTGGAAAGAAAGATATCCACACACTGGCTCggagttttaatgttttaatccTCACCTGATTTGGGGCATGAAAGACTTCTTGTAGCAATCCTCGATGGCCTTGAGATAAGTCAGGGGCACATTCTGAAGATAGGACTGAGAATAAAGAGATTCCATTTTAACAAGTCAGTCACATGAAGCTTAAAGAGCCTGATTAAACTGCCCACATTACACCATCAACGTTTTATTTGGGATCAGCATATCCAGCCCTCTGATGTCTCTTCCTGCTCCGCTGTTGCAGCGGAAGAGGGAAGATTACGCCCTCCACTCAGAGTTAATGAGTGAGGCTGAAATGTGTTGACAGGATCCCAGGATCCAGGTGAGTGTGATTCGCTACCTTGCCGCtctgtttcagcttcttctgAACCTCCTCAGCTGGCATGTCAACATAGATGGCGAGGTGCGGCGGCAGGAACTCGCAGATGCTGATGTCTTTGATCTCATTGTAGTGCTGCACACCTGCAAGCCACGGGACATTTGTTTAccaaatgtgtaatgtgtgaactgcaatttgtttttgcagtacGCACAATATCCAAATTCTACATTTCTTTTTAGCAGCTGATCTAACTGAAACCAAACGAGATGAAAGCAGGACTGAATTATATACTTTGTATATTTGAGCctactgaaataaagaaaatgacttttaatgGCTGTGTGTTATAGTTCAGTGGGTTGTTGTTAGTGACGCTGAGTACTCACACTCCTTCCTGATGTAGCCCTCTTTGAACATGGCCTCCAGGAAGACCATGTCACTGAAGGGGGAACGCTCCAGGACCACTCCCTGGCCTTAAACGCAGAAGATCAGTATGTAGATGAGTTATTCTGTTACTTTCCTCCCATTCTCCAAATGTTATTACTATGATCAATCTACTGACATCACAAAAACTGCAGACTTGATTGTATACAATCACAAACATGATATTCAACATATGTACGAATCCACTGCCTGCCATGCATATGACCTAACAGGAGAGCGCTGCGTGTTCGAGGTCTGGCCCCCTACCTGTGGTGAGCAGGTGTTCGATGGCGTCAGCGTAGTGAAGCAGCCTCATGGTGTACAtccacagctgcagtctgtAGCTGTTTCCGTCGGCAGCTTTGGGGTCTGTGTAGAACTTCTCCAGGCTGCACATCCCGTTGAAGTCGACAGGAAGTGGCTCCTTCTCGTTGGTCATCTTGTCCAAGTAGAAAGTGTCAGGCTCGGGCATGTAGAGCATCCCTGTGCATATAGAATTAGAAGATCTTGTTTTCTAGATTATAGCAGATGAATCAGTATTACTGTATATGTTTTTGAGGGGAAGAGCCAGAGACATGTCTGAGGTCATTTAGCCAGTCTTGTTTTAACTTATTTTTCAACAATGAAATGCCCCACTCAGTATGTATGTAGCAGGTAGTATGGATTTTGTAACTCTAGTACTAGCCTCAgaaatgtcagtcagtcattttaGCCTCATTTTAGTCATCCACTGCATAACTTTAAACCTGAGGGAATCA
Proteins encoded:
- the ndufa10 gene encoding NADH dehydrogenase [ubiquinone] 1 alpha subcomplex subunit 10, mitochondrial; protein product: MALRVIRLVIPSGATAFKSVNIVQKAGVHTSSVRSLRYGWWAYALGERTTPRLNQYSKIISVDGNLASGKGAMAQKLADRLGMLYMPEPDTFYLDKMTNEKEPLPVDFNGMCSLEKFYTDPKAADGNSYRLQLWMYTMRLLHYADAIEHLLTTGQGVVLERSPFSDMVFLEAMFKEGYIRKECVQHYNEIKDISICEFLPPHLAIYVDMPAEEVQKKLKQSGKSYLQNVPLTYLKAIEDCYKKSFMPQISKTSELLAYDAAQAQDVERVAEDIEYLKFDKGPWLEQDDVTYHHMRMLVEDKQRVATLTHIPKFLPEITIGAHEYDEKYYAYKSLPGKKYAPGYNADVGDKHIWLK